A DNA window from Jaculus jaculus isolate mJacJac1 chromosome 1, mJacJac1.mat.Y.cur, whole genome shotgun sequence contains the following coding sequences:
- the Naif1 gene encoding nuclear apoptosis-inducing factor 1: MAVPAKKRKMNFSEREVEIIVEELELKKHLLVNHFNAGVPLAAKSAAWHSILRRVNAVATCRRELPEVKKKWSDLKTEVRRKVAQVRAAVEGGEAQGPTEEDGVGGPGTGGGSGSSGPTVAPVLLTPMQQRICNLLGEATIISLPSTTEIHPVALGPTATAAAATVTLTQIPTETTFHTLEEGVVEYCTTEAPPPLPAEAPVEMIAQHADSSVKPQALKSRIALNSAKLIQEQRVTNLHVKEIAQHLEQQNDLLQMIRRSQEVQACAQERQAQAMEGTQAALSVLIQVLRPMIKDFRRYLQSNTPNPTPASDPGQVAQNGQPDSIIQ; this comes from the exons aTGGCGGTCCCAGCCAAGAAGAGGAAGATGAACTTTTCAGAGCGGGAGGTGGAAATCATCGTGGAGGAACTAGAGCTGAAGAAGCATTTGCTGGTGAACCACTTCAATGCTGGGGTCCCTCTGGCTGCCAAGAGCGCGGCCTGGCACAGCATCCTAAGAAGGGTCAATGCAGTGGCCACCTGCCGCAGAGAGCTGCCTGAGGTCAAGAAGAAGTGGTCTGACCTCAAGACCGAGGTCCGACGCAAGGTTGCCCAGGTCCGGGCTGCTGTGGAGGGTGGTGAGGCACAAGGGCCTACAGAGGAGGATGGAGTTGGTGGGCCTGGGACAGGCGgtggcagtggcagcagtggcccAACTGTAGCCCCTGTACTGCTGACTCCCATGCAACAACGCATCTGCAACCTGCTGGGTGAAGCCACCATCATCAGCCTGCCCAGTACCACAGAGATCCACCCTGTGGCCCTCGGACCTACGGCTACTGCAGCTGCAGCCACGGTCACGCTGACACAGA TCCCCACTGAGACCACCTTTCACACCCTGGAGGAGGGGGTGGTAGAGTACTGCACCACTGAAGCTCCCCCTCCCCTGCCAGCAGAGGCCCCAGTGGAGATGATAGCCCAGCACGCCGACTCGTCTGTCAAACCTCAGGCACTTAAGAGCCGTATTGCCCTCAACTCTGCTAAGCTGATCCAGGAGCAGCGGGTCACCAACCTGCATGTgaaggagattgctcagcaccTAGAGCAGCAGAATGATCTGCTGCAGATGATTCGGCGTTCCCAGGAGGTGCAGGCCTGTGCCCAGGAACGTCAGGCCCAGGCCATGGAAGGCACCCAGGCAGCCCTGAGCGTCCTCATCCAGGTCCTCCGGCCCATGATCAAAGATTTCCGTCGTTACTTACAGAGTAACACACCCAACCCAACCCCAGCCTCTGACCCTGGGCAGGTAGCCCAGAATGGGCAGCCGGACAGCATCATTCAATGA